The Acidimicrobiales bacterium genome segment TCCACCCCCCGATCACCAGCTCCTGGCTGGCCGAGCACTTGAGCTTGGCCCACTTGCCCGAGCGGCCCGCCGTGTAGGGCGCGGCGGTGCGCTTGGCCACCAGCCCCTCCCAGCCCTGGCTGCAGGCCGACGCCAGCAGGTCCCCGGGGTCACCCGGGAGCTCGTCGACCGGGCGCAGGACGGGCCCGTCGGTCACCACCTGGGTGAGCAGGCGGCGGCGGTCGGTCTGGGCCAGCGAGGTGGTGTCCTCGCCGAGGAGGTGGAGGAGGTCGAACACGCCGTACACGACGCGATGGCTCGCCTGATGCTGCTGCAGCTGCCCGAAGCCGACGAAGTCGGAGCCGTCGTGCGCGACCAGCTCGCCGTCGAGGGTGAAGCTGTCCGGCGCCAGCGTCCCGACGGCGGTCGCCACCTCGGGGAAGCGGTCGAGGAACGAGTTGTGGTTGCGCGACCACAGCTCGACCGTCGCGCCGTTGCGCACCGCCAGGCAGCGCAGGCCGTCGAGCTTGCGCTCGTAGACCCATCCCTGGCGGGGCTGGGCCAACCACGCCGGGGCGTCCACCAGAGTGGCGAGCATCGGCGGCAGCCACCGAGCCCGAGCCACCGCCGCACCCTACCGGCGCCCCGCTCCGGCTCGGTCCCGTAGCCTCGGGTCGTGGCCGAACAGCTCGAGTTCAAGGACCCGATCAGGCGCCAGCCCATCACCATCCGGTTGGTCCGCAGGGCCGACCTGGAGGTGATCGGCCATCAGCGCAAGCCCCGCCCCGCCCACCTGAAGGCCCTGACCGCCTCGCTCGAGCGCATGGGCTACGTCACTCCGCTCGTCGCGGTCGAGCGCGAGGGCAAGCACGTGATCATCGACGGCCAGCACCGCTTCCACGCCGCCAGCGAGCTGGGCGTGAAGGAGTTCCCGGTGGTCGTGGTCCCGGAACGCCTGGCCCGGCGGATGATGAGCCTCAACGTCGAGCAGAACCTCAACATCAGGGAGCGGGCCACCATCGCCCTGTCGATCTACCGGGACATCCTGGAGGACTCCCCCAACCGCACCGAGGACCACGGGGATGTGGTCGACTCCATCGAGACCCCGCACCTGGTGACCCTCGGCCTCGCCTACGAACGCTCGGGCCGCCTGGCGGGAAGCGCCTTCGAGCTGATCCTCAAGAAGTGCGACGGCTTCCTCGACCGGCCCCTGCACGATGCCTACGAGATCCGGGAGGGCCGGGCCGAGAGGCTGCTGGAGGCGGCCGATCGGGTGAAGGCGGTCGAGGAGGCCCTCAAGGAGCGCGGGGCATGGCATTCCATGGCCCGCTACCAGATCATCAGCTACGCCAACCCGACCAAACGGGCGCGCAAGCCGGCCGACTTCGACAAGACGTTCGCCAAGTTCATCGCCACCCTCACCGAGCTCGAGGCGTCCCCGCAGAAGGTCCTGGGCGAAGAGACCGACGCCGAGTAGCGCCCCTCGCGCTCCCCGAGATT includes the following:
- the ligD gene encoding non-homologous end-joining DNA ligase — its product is MARARWLPPMLATLVDAPAWLAQPRQGWVYERKLDGLRCLAVRNGATVELWSRNHNSFLDRFPEVATAVGTLAPDSFTLDGELVAHDGSDFVGFGQLQQHQASHRVVYGVFDLLHLLGEDTTSLAQTDRRRLLTQVVTDGPVLRPVDELPGDPGDLLASACSQGWEGLVAKRTAAPYTAGRSGKWAKLKCSASQELVIGGWTEPQGSRAHIGAVLVGYHEDGALHYAGKVGSGFTTETLARLAGALAPLQRADSPFAERVREPRVHWVEPRLVANVAFSEWTRDGRLRHPRFEGLRPDKDPATVVRERPAPGQGFPGEL
- a CDS encoding ParB/RepB/Spo0J family partition protein, translating into MAEQLEFKDPIRRQPITIRLVRRADLEVIGHQRKPRPAHLKALTASLERMGYVTPLVAVEREGKHVIIDGQHRFHAASELGVKEFPVVVVPERLARRMMSLNVEQNLNIRERATIALSIYRDILEDSPNRTEDHGDVVDSIETPHLVTLGLAYERSGRLAGSAFELILKKCDGFLDRPLHDAYEIREGRAERLLEAADRVKAVEEALKERGAWHSMARYQIISYANPTKRARKPADFDKTFAKFIATLTELEASPQKVLGEETDAE